From the Leishmania donovani BPK282A1 complete genome, chromosome 30 genome, one window contains:
- a CDS encoding DNAj-like protein translates to MLFRRVSEAYEVLSDPVRRRAHDAELGIQTRRKQQPSAANAKAGTRTGSPAGGARPSSASAGRRKHTTSTASSTSSTTFQQPQQRRYRKPFVRGDANRVFADAFDGKTLDEILFDVQRRRRQEKTGRAAAAQRRERGGGTGHAAPNDTAKSSSSPPPAMGENTPLDRDARLRHVMETAAELFAQRAQRQYGHGILRHIRGVAGPLPEGPAAPPEVYMPFRPFVGMPVPPGVRTPPEPKLGKVLYSQEATIDSSSSTPDSRGAAWYEIPKQFHTHTYADGTPQSRSASLAKATKYIHGMPHNMGQLYSYHRPY, encoded by the coding sequence ATGCTCTTCCGCCGTGTTTCGGAGGCGTATGAGGTGCTCTCCGACCCGGTGAGGCGTCGTGCGCACGATGCGGAACTAGGCATCCAGACGCGCCGCAAGCAGCAACCGTCTGCCGCCAACGCAAAGGCGGGCACAAGGACCGGCTCTcctgccggcggcgcgcggccgTCCTCAGCATCTGCGGGAAGGCGGAAGCACACAACATCGACGGCTTCGTCAACGTCCTCGACGACCTttcagcagccgcagcagcggcggtatCGCAAGCCGTTTGTGCGCGGTGATGCCAATCGTGTCTTCGCCGACGCGTTCGACGGGAAGACGTTGGACGAAATTCTGTTTGAcgtgcagcgtcgtcgccgtcaagAAAAGACTggaagggcggcagcggcgcagcgtcgcgaaCGGGGCGGTGGCACGGGGCATGCGGCGCCCAATGACACCGCAAaatcgtcgtcgtcgccgccaccggccaTGGGGGAAAACACCCCTCTTGACCGCGacgcacgtctgcgccacgTGATGGAGACGGCCGCCGAGTTGTttgcgcagcgagcgcagcgtCAGTACGGGCACGGAATTCTTCGTCACATACGTGGCGTAGCCGGTCCGCTGCCAGAAGGGccggcagctccgcctgAGGTTTACATGCCGTTCCGTCCATTTGTCGGCATGCCGGTCCCTCCAGGTGTGCGGACCCCTCCGGAGCCGAAACTGGGAAAGGTGCTATACTCGCAAGAGGCCACCAtagacagcagcagcagcacacccgACTCTCGTGGTGCGGCTTGGTACGAGATTCCGAAGCAGtttcacacgcacacgtacgcagaCGGTACCCCACAGAGCCGCTCCGCGAGTTTGGCCAAGGCAACCAAGTACATCCACGGCATGCCGCACAACATGGGCCAGCTCTACTCGTATCACCGCCCGTACTAG
- a CDS encoding mitochondrial carrier protein-like protein, with the protein MSTVDMYIDGAVASMCATIISNPFDVMRTRMQLQGELCKRGEYKVVYDNLGQGMIRVAREEGLRALQKGLVSSVMWQVMQNGIRVGLYPAARAEVSYVCGSDAVYISVIAGALCGLVGSYLSSPFQLVKTRLQSQRNTIVTMRGDVLSKATTGEQYDYAGVKDAFHKIYKTGGLRALWKGSHIAAQRTLVGSAAQLTAYDVAKPIICQRMGWPASDIRVHICAAIFSASCVMCVMNPLDVVMTRSFNHRIGEPMAYSTNLAVATWKIYRIEGVRGLYKGSMALFSRSAPHNIATFVMLEYLRKMRERYTNRAYTSGSSVDKSIGFNRVIDRKSGKNAA; encoded by the coding sequence ATGTCTACCGTAGACATGTATATTGATGGGGCTGTCGCCTCCATGTGCGCCACCATCATTTCCAACCCCTTTGATGTGATGCGAACACGcatgcagctgcagggcgaGCTGTGCAAGCGTGGCGAGTACAAGGTTGTGTACGACAACCTGGGGCAGGGTATGATTCGTGTGGCCCGCGAAGAGGGCCTGCGTGCTCTACAAAAGGGCCTCGTATCGTCTGTGATGTGGCAGGTGATGCAGAACGGGATTCGAGTAGGACTGTAccctgctgcgcgtgccgaGGTGAGCTATGTGTGTGGGTCGGATGCCGTCTACATCTCGGTTATCGCGGGTGCCTTGTGCGGCCTCGTGGGCAGCTACTTATCCTCGCCATTCCAGCTGGTGAAGACGCGCCTGCAATCGCAGCGCAACACGATTGTGACGATGCGTGGCGATGTGCTCTCGAAGGCGACGACGGGGGAGCAGTACGACTACGCTGGCGTGAAGGATGCATTTCACAAGATCTACAAGACAGGCGGTCTGCGAGCGCTTTGGAAGGGCTCGCAcatcgcggcgcagcgcacgctggtcggctctgctgcgcagctcaccGCGTACGATGTGGCAAAGCCTATAATTTGTCAGCGGATGGGATGGCCGGCCTCTGACATCCGCGTGCacatctgcgccgccattTTCTCCGCCTCATGTGTCATGTGCGTCATGAACCCGCTGGACGTTGTCATGACGCGATCCTTCAATCACCGCATCGGTGAGCCCATGGCCTACTCCACAAACCTCGCCGTAGCGACGTGGAAGATATACCGCATCGAAGGCGTGCGTGGACTGTACAAGGGGTCCATggcgctcttctctcgctccgcGCCCCACAACATTGCGACATTCGTGATGCTGGAGTACCTGCGCAAGATGCGTGAGCGGTACACGAACCGTGCGTACACATCTGGGTCGTCCGTGGACAAGTCCATTGGGTTTAACAGGGTCATTGACAGAAAGAGCGGCAAGAACGCCGCCTAG